One window of Etheostoma spectabile isolate EspeVRDwgs_2016 chromosome 6, UIUC_Espe_1.0, whole genome shotgun sequence genomic DNA carries:
- the LOC116691720 gene encoding C-C chemokine receptor type 1, translating to MTDKGETGSTTIDYSYYYDNSSGDFGPCSNADLKDFGKVFLPTLYSLVFVLGFLGNGLVVCVLVKHRNQTNLTDICLFNLALSDLLFVFTLPFYSHYSVVGQWTFGDFMCRFTSGSHNTGFFSSIFFMVVMTLDRYVVIMHTKKVVHYRTVSLGIAMTVSVWVLSLCVSLPVIIFTKVTNDSQEQACRYVPNDAWSSYHILTTNILGLVIPLLVMIVCYSRIIPVLVNMRSAKKHRVIKLIVSIVIAFFIFWAPYNISIFLGFLKSKDVLPMSCDMESNLRLSATVTETFAYTHCCLNPIIYAFVGQKFMKRAFQLLRKWVPGILLPSNRDLSDSSFRKSSNASRSSVTSNLIM from the exons ATGACAG ATAAAGGAGAAACTGGAAGCACAACTATAGATTACTCATATTATTATGACAACTCTTCAGGAGACTTTGGTCCTTGCAGCAACGCCGATTTGAAGGATTTTGGCAAGGTGTTTCTGCCCACTCTCTATAGCTTGGTTTTCGTCCTCGGCTTCCTag GCAATGGCCTAGTGGTGTGTGTCCTGGTGAAGCATCGCaaccagaccaacctgacagacATCTGCCTCTTCAACCTGGCTCTCTCCGACCTCCTCTTTGTCTTCACGCTGCCTTTCTACTCTCACTACTCTGTGGTCGGCCAGtggacttttggagactttatgTGCCGTTTCACCTCTGGCTCCCATAACACTGGGTTCTTCAGCAGCATCTTCTTCATGGTTGTCATGACGCTGGACCGCTACGTGGTCATCATGCACACTAAAAAGGTGGTCCACTATCGCACTGTGAGTTTAGGCATCGCTATGACGGTGTCCGTCTGGGTGCTGAGCTTGTGTGTCTCTCTACCGGTTATTATCTttacaaaagtgacaaatgatTCTCAAGAGCAGGCTTGTAGATATGTCCCAAACGATGCCTGGAGCAGTTATCACATCTTGACAACTAATATATTGGGTCTCGTGATTCCCCTGCTGGTGATGATAGTTTGCTACTCCAGGATCATCCCCGTACTGGTGAACATGAGGAGTGCAAAGAAGCACCGCGTCATCAAGCTGATTGTCTCTATAGTGATTGCCTTTTTCATATTCTGGGCCCCGTAtaacatttccattttcttgGGGTTTCTGAAATCTAAAGATGTATTGCCAATGAGTTGTGACATGGAATCAAATTTAAGGCTGTCAGCAACAGTGACTGAGACCTTTGCTTACACTCACTGCTGCCTGAACCCCATCATATACGCCTTTGTGGGACAAAAGTTCATGAAACGAGCCTTTCAGCTGTTGAGGAAATGGGTGCCTGGGATTCTCCTTCCCTCCAACAGAGATCTGTCTGATAGCTCATTCAGGAAAAGCTCAAACGCGTCCAGGTCCTCTGTCACCTCTAATCTCATCATGTAG